The Diceros bicornis minor isolate mBicDic1 chromosome 18, mDicBic1.mat.cur, whole genome shotgun sequence sequence CACAGAAATTTAAATTATACTCTAGAGTTAAGAACTGTTTGAATAGTCACAAGTTCACACTTATTGCCCTTTGAACTACGAGAGAAGAGCAAGAATCTAACTCTAGGCCCCAAGCAAGAAAGTCCTGGGTGACTGAAGACAACAAGTAAAAAAACTTGTGACTATGTAACCCTTTATAACTTCCCTGTATTGGTTGTTTCTGTTTCCCTTCTTGTAATAATGATTCCCATATAGTGAGCACACGCTGTGTTCCAGGCTCTCTTTTCAGCATTTTAGATGTATTACCTTATTTTCATCTTATTTCAACACTGAGAGgtgttattatccctgtttttcggatgaggaaactaagatgcTGAGAAATTCAGTCACTTGCACAAGGTCGTACAGCTTGTAAGAGGCAGAGTCAGTATTGGAGTGCGTGTCTGTTTGGCTTCAAAGGCTGCCCTCTTAATCACCAAACTATAATTCTTCTAGCTGTAggacttttttccttaaaaacagaaatatttaataaGGTAAACATAATAACTTCAGCGTATATTTCTAATCACGCAGTTAAAAGGTCACGTGGTAGAATATGATTTAAAGAAAGAAGCACATGATTGTAGTGGCTCCATTTTTAATAATCCTTAACTTTCCTGTAGATTTTTGTTAAGTCTTTCAGTAGACATTGAAGAGTAGGGACCAAGGGTCATTTTGgggtttcctttctgttttcagaCATGTCTTAAAGACATCGTCAGAGCCCAGATGCACGGGTACCCAGAAAGATTGCAGCCCAAGATGATGTTGCGTAAGGCAGAGTGTCTGGTGCTCCTGGGGAGACTGCAGGAAGCAAGCCAGACCATCAGTGATCTTGAAAGTAACTTCACTGCCAAACCAACCCTAGCAGCTTCCCAGTTTCAGATTCTGCAGAGAACCCTCTGTCGTCTGAAAATGAAGGTACAAGAAAAGGAGAATCTCACAGAAACCATCTCAGCAGCTCTAACCAAAGCCTTTGCGGATATGGACCTAagggaagaaaatgaacaaatttccAGTGCATCATCATCTGTCAGCTTATGCACAGACCCTTTAAAAGGCCGCTATCTGATTGCCACAAAAGGTATTCTCCCAGGAGAGCTCCTGGTGAAGGAGGACGCTTTTGTGAGTGTCCTTAACCCAGGAGAAATGCCACCACTACATCATGGCCTAGAGAGCAAGTGGGATACCAGAGTTACCAATGGGGACTTTTACTGTCACCGATGTTTGAAGCACACTTTGGCTCCAGTTCCTTGTGATGGGTGCAGCTATGCCAAGTATTGCAGCCAAGAGTGCATGCAGCAGGCCTGGGATCTCTACCACAGTATCGAGTGCTCTCTAGGGGGGCTGCTTCTCACACTGGGTGTCTTTTGCCACATTGCCCTGAGGTCGACTCTTTTAGCTAGATTTGAGGATGCTGGCAAAGTCATAAGGAATCTTTGTGGCGAGATTAGTAACAAGGACACCTCTTTACCTGAAAGCAAGAATCTGGTGCAAACACTCAGTTGTGacctgggaggggagagagagaaaaatggcaaAACAGTTGAGAACCCAATTCCCGGGTGTGATATTAATGGAAAGTATGAAAGTAATTATTATGCTGTCTTCAACCTTTTGCCCCATACTGAAAACCATAGCCCAGAGCACAAATTCCTCTGTGCTCTGAGTGTTTCTGCACTGTGCAGGCAGCTCGAAGCAGCCAGTTCACAGGCCCTCACAACAGGTCCGACATCCTCTAAGCTGAAAGCAGCAGTGGCTCCTGCGTTGGGTCCAGAGTTGACTCTTTGGGGAGTGGCCATGCTGAGACACATGTTACAGCTGCAGTGTAATGCGCAGGCAATAACTACCATACAGCAAACAGGTAAGAGGGAAACTTTTTTTTCTGCCTTACAGTATTGTTCTTGATATAGCTAATGTTTGGGGAGAAAGAACTGTAGAGGAAAACAGTAGCGTTCAAACAAATCAGTGAGCTAATGGGAAAACACAGCTGTCTTGAATTGTCATGATTGTGC is a genomic window containing:
- the SMYD4 gene encoding SET and MYND domain-containing protein 4 isoform X2 is translated as MDLPVDEWKSYVLQKWSLLPMSTQVTISTAETVRDIFLHSSSLLQPEDEMFLKRLSRGYLVGKDPNAPLFYREEGNKKFQEKDYMGATVLYSKGVSHSRPHTEDTSLCYANRSAALFHLGQHETCLKDIVRAQMHGYPERLQPKMMLRKAECLVLLGRLQEASQTISDLESNFTAKPTLAASQFQILQRTLCRLKMKVQEKENLTETISAALTKAFADMDLREENEQISSASSSVSLCTDPLKGRYLIATKGILPGELLVKEDAFVSVLNPGEMPPLHHGLESKWDTRVTNGDFYCHRCLKHTLAPVPCDGCSYAKYCSQECMQQAWDLYHSIECSLGGLLLTLGVFCHIALRSTLLARFEDAGKVIRNLCGEISNKDTSLPESKNLVQTLSCDLGGEREKNGKTVENPIPGCDINGKYESNYYAVFNLLPHTENHSPEHKFLCALSVSALCRQLEAASSQALTTGPTSSKLKAAVAPALGPELTLWGVAMLRHMLQLQCNAQAITTIQQTGSKEDIITDCRQVRLATGLFPVVSLLNHSCSPNTSVSFVGTVATIRASQQIRKGQEILHCYGPHESRMGVAERQRKLRSQYFFDCTCPACQHEKHRATAGPRWEAFCCHSCRALMQGDDVLSCGNTSCTESVSRDHLVSRLRDLQQQVGMARKLLRNGKLGDWQKSATYLQKSLQVVKVRHGPSSVEMGHELFKLAQIFFNGFAVPEALNTIRKAEKVLLVHYGPWNDEIQELQKMKSCLLDLPPVPVGPSV
- the SMYD4 gene encoding SET and MYND domain-containing protein 4 isoform X3, which translates into the protein MFLKRLSRGYLVGKDPNAPLFYREEGNKKFQEKDYMGATVLYSKGVSHSRPHTEDTSLCYANRSAALFHLGQHETCLKDIVRAQMHGYPERLQPKMMLRKAECLVLLGRLQEASQTISDLESNFTAKPTLAASQFQILQRTLCRLKMKVQEKENLTETISAALTKAFADMDLREENEQISSASSSVSLCTDPLKGRYLIATKGILPGELLVKEDAFVSVLNPGEMPPLHHGLESKWDTRVTNGDFYCHRCLKHTLAPVPCDGCSYAKYCSQECMQQAWDLYHSIECSLGGLLLTLGVFCHIALRSTLLARFEDAGKVIRNLCGEISNKDTSLPESKNLVQTLSCDLGGEREKNGKTVENPIPGCDINGKYESNYYAVFNLLPHTENHSPEHKFLCALSVSALCRQLEAASSQALTTGPTSSKLKAAVAPALGPELTLWGVAMLRHMLQLQCNAQAITTIQQTGSKEDIITDCRQVRLATGLFPVVSLLNHSCSPNTSVSFVGTVATIRASQQIRKGQEILHCYGPHESRMGVAERQRKLRSQYFFDCTCPACQHEKHRATAGPRWEAFCCHSCRALMQGDDVLSCGNTSCTESVSRDHLVSRLRDLQQQVGMARKLLRNGKLEQAIQLLLGCQQDAESFLSAEHSVVGEIEDDLAQAYAALGDWQKSATYLQKSLQVVKVRHGPSSVEMGHELFKLAQIFFNGFAVPEALNTIRKAEKVLLVHYGPWNDEIQELQKMKSCLLDLPPVPVGPSV